In the genome of Candidatus Ornithobacterium hominis, the window ATCGATTTAAATATCATGGCCAAAATAGAACTCACGACGATGACTGAAAACATCCTCATATCATAGATCCAAAAAATAGGTGCATCTATCAGCAAATCTCTGATTGTGCCCCCACCTACAGCTGTAGCGAAGGCAATGATGAGGACGCCAAAGGGATCTAGCTTATTTTGCATGGCAGCAAAACTCCCCGACATGGCAAAAGATATGGTGCCCAAAATTTCTATGATGGTAGAAAAGGGTACTTTCCCTATATTTGCTTGTAGCAGTAATAATTCCACAAAGCAAAGATGAATTATCTTTCGTTTTTTGCCAAAATTTTACGCCTTTAAGTTTTAAAATATTTTATGTTTTTTAGTAAGAAAAAAAAAATTAAGCCTTTAGAAATTTCGTCGCTCAATTTCAATCAAGAAATTTTTGAGTCAGAAGAGCCTATATTGTTAAACTTCTATGCAGACTGGTGCCAGCCTTGTCAGGTGATGAAATCTTTGATTTCTCGGTTAACCAAAGAGCGCGGTGATTCTCGAGGGAAGATTTGCAAAGTAAATTTGGATGCTAATCCACAAATTGCTTCCATGTTTGGAGTTCGTTCGGTGCCTAATTTATTATTTATTCACAAAAAGAAAGTCCATCTAAGGCAAACAGGCTTATTGCCTTATGGTGAACTTTCTGATATTTGGAATCAGTTTTTGAAAGATTTAGATGATGAAATTATAGTGTGAATCCATCTCTTAAAATCGCATTTTTTTTGATGACCATGATGCCATCTACAATTTTGTATTCATCGGTTTCAATTTCGCCTTTATCTTGGAATCCGTATAAATTTACATCATTCCCGATTCTCACATTTTTGTCTACAATCACATTATTGAGGTAGCAGCGTTCGCCCACCCCCACAGGAGGGATTCCTTTGAAGCGATTTTCTTCAATTTCCTTCAAAGTTTCATAGTAGTCGCTACCCATCAGGTAAGAATTGACAATGGTAGACCCAATACCGATTCTTGTACGGATTCCTACGACGGTGTTTTCTAAACGGCTGGCGTACACTATTGCGCCTTCAGACAAAACTACGCGCTCTAGCGTTGTGCCCACGACTTTTGCTGGGGGCAACATCCTGGCGTGGGTATAAATTTGGGATTCATTTTCGTATAAATTGAATTGTGGTAAATTATTGGCTAAATCTAAATTCGCCTCGTGAAATGACTTGATCGTCCCAATATCTGTCCAATATCCTTCAAATTGATAGCTGTTGACTTTTTGGTTTTCGATGGATTGCGGAATGATATTTTTACCAAAATCTGTCCCGTCATTTTCACTGAGAAGTTTGTACAGAATTTCTTTGTTAAACAAATAAATACCCATAGATGCGAGATAATTTCGCCCTTGAGCTTTCATTTCATCACTTGTCTCAGACGACCAATCTTTTAACTCTTCAGCAGAAGGTTTTTCTATAAATGAGGTAATACGATTCTCTTGATTTGTTTTCATAATGCCAAAGCTGGTAGCCTCTTCTGCTTTTACAGGAATAGTAGCAATGGTCAACTCCGCATCATTATCCAAGTGATTTTTCAACAAATCTCGATAATCCATTTGGTAAAGTTGATCTCCACTCAAAATCAACATATAGTCAAAGTCAATCGATTTGTAGTGGCTTAATGATTGCCTTACAGCATCGGCCGTACCTTGAAACCAGTTAGCGTTTTGAGTTGTTTGCTCAGCGGCCAAAATATCTACAAAACCTTTGCTAAATAAATCAAAAGAAAAAGCATTTTTCACATGACGGTTGAGCGAAGCAGAGTTAAACTGCGTGAGTACAAATATTTTGTTTATACCAGAGTTTAAGCAGTTAGAAATCGGAATATCGACTAAACGGTATTTTCCTGCTAAGGGAACGGCTGGCTTTGAGCGCTCACAAGTAAGTGGATGCAATCTTGTACCTCTACCGCCGCCTAAAATTAAAGCTAATATTCTTTTATGGTCCATGAGATTTTTATTTAGTTGATAAGATCTTGGTATAAATTTATGTATTTTTCTGCAGATTTTTGCCATGAAAAATCTTTTTTCATATTATTTTTTTTAAGGCTTAAAAAATTTTTTTCATCCTCATGCAAATGCATCGCACGCTGGAAGGCATGTAATAAATCTTCCGAAGACAAATGAATGAATCTGATGCCTGTACCGCCTTCATCTCCAAAGTCAATAATGGAATCCAGCAAACCACCCACAGTCCTTACCATTGGTACGCCGCCATAGCGCAGGGTATAAAACTGATTGAGCCCACAAGGTTCAAAACGAGAAGGCATTACCATAAAATCTGAACCAGCATACACCAGCCGAGCGAA includes:
- a CDS encoding glucose-1-phosphate adenylyltransferase: MDHKRILALILGGGRGTRLHPLTCERSKPAVPLAGKYRLVDIPISNCLNSGINKIFVLTQFNSASLNRHVKNAFSFDLFSKGFVDILAAEQTTQNANWFQGTADAVRQSLSHYKSIDFDYMLILSGDQLYQMDYRDLLKNHLDNDAELTIATIPVKAEEATSFGIMKTNQENRITSFIEKPSAEELKDWSSETSDEMKAQGRNYLASMGIYLFNKEILYKLLSENDGTDFGKNIIPQSIENQKVNSYQFEGYWTDIGTIKSFHEANLDLANNLPQFNLYENESQIYTHARMLPPAKVVGTTLERVVLSEGAIVYASRLENTVVGIRTRIGIGSTIVNSYLMGSDYYETLKEIEENRFKGIPPVGVGERCYLNNVIVDKNVRIGNDVNLYGFQDKGEIETDEYKIVDGIMVIKKNAILRDGFTL
- a CDS encoding thioredoxin family protein; its protein translation is MFFSKKKKIKPLEISSLNFNQEIFESEEPILLNFYADWCQPCQVMKSLISRLTKERGDSRGKICKVNLDANPQIASMFGVRSVPNLLFIHKKKVHLRQTGLLPYGELSDIWNQFLKDLDDEIIV